TGCCCGCCGTCAAGGTGCGCTCCGCCGCGAGCGAGGAGTCGGCCACCTCGCCCGTCGCCGGCTACCGCGCCACGCGCCAGATCAGCGCGACCAAGACGGACACGCCGCTCGCCGAAACCCCGCAGTCGGTCACCGTGATCACGCGCGACCAGCTCGACGACCGGGGCGTGACGTCCATCGGGGATGCGCTGCGCTACAGCTCGGGCGTCGTGCCCTCCGCCTTCAACTACGGCGGCGACGTGTTCACCATCCGCGGCTTCGACGTCGGCGTGGCCGGGCTGTACCTCGACGGCCTGCGCGCGTTCACGAACGTGTTCTCCAGCTCCATCGAGACCTACGGTGCCGAACGCATCGAGGTCGTCCGCGGTCCGTCGTCCGTGATCTTCGGGCAGGCGACGCCGGGCGGTGTCGTCAACGTCGTCAGCAAGCGGCCGCAGGCCGAGGCCGTCAACGAATGGGGTTTCGAGATGGGCTCCCCCAGCAGCGGCCAGGTGATGGCCGACGTGGGCGGTGCGCTGACGAAGGACGGCAACCTGCTGGGCCGCGTGGTGTTCCTGGGGCGCGACGGCTCCAGCGAGTACGACTTCGTCCAGGACGACCGCCTCTACGTGGCGCCGTCGCTGACGTGGAAGCCGCTCGCCGGCACCACCCTCACGCTGCTGGGCTCGTACAACGAGGACCGCAACATGTACGTGTGGGGCAACCAGTACCGCCACATCGGCACGCCGGGCCACCCCATCGCCCCGGTCGCCGACACGTACAACTTCGCGGGCCCGGGTGCCGGCTACCACCGGGTCTCGAAGAACATCGGCTACGAGCTCGAACAGAAGTTCGATGCGGGCCTCACCCTGCGCCAGAAGCTGCGCTTCACCGACATCACCACCGACCGCCGCGAGGTGTGGGACAGCTATTTCCTGCCGATGCTGGGCCTTCAGCCGGACGGCCGCACGCTGCTGGTCCTCGGGGTCAACCGGCCCGACGCCGACCAGAGCCTGGGCGTGGACACCAACGTCGAGTGGCAGGGCCGCACCGGGGCCGTGTCGCACACGCTGCTCGCCGGCGTCGACCTGCGCCGCAACCGGATGAGCCAGGGCATCTACAGCGACCTGAACGTGCGGCCGATGGACCTCTACAACCCGGTCTACGTCGAACCCGACTGGAAGTCGTTCGGGGTCAAGGCCTACGAGTCGCACGACGAGGTGCGCAGCGCCGGCCTGTACCTGCAGGAGCAGGCGAAGTTCGGCGAACGCTGGGTGGGTCTGGCGGGCATCCGCCGCGACCGTGTCCACCAGGTCACCACCGGCAGCACCATCAACCCGGCCACGGGGGGCTACTTCGACAGCTTCACCGACGAGGTGACCTGGGACACCACCGGCCGCGTGGGCGTGGTGTACCTCGCCCCGAACGGCCTGTCGCCATACGCCAGCTACTCGACGTCGTTCGAGCCCAACATGGGCACCGACGCCTCGGGTGCCGCGTTCAAGCCGAGCCAGGGCAAGCAGTTCGAGATCGGCGCGCGCTACCAGCCGGCGAACCTGCCGCTGAACGTGCTCGCCGCGATCTACGACCTGCGCAAGACCAACGTGCCGATGTCGGCGGGTCCCACGTCGCCGTTCCAGGTGGCCGAGGGCGAGGTGCGTTCGCGCGGCGTCGAGTTCGAGGCGAACTACGAGGTGCTGCGCGGCTGGGCGCTGCTGGCCAACTACGCCTTCACCGACACCGAGTCGCTCAAGGGCGACAACGTGGGCGAGGCCACGGTCAACATCCCGCGCCATGCGGCGTCCGTCTGGACGAAGGCCCGCATCGACGCGCTCGTGCAGGGCCTGACCATCGGCGGCGGCGTGCGCTACGTGGGTGAGTCGCGCAGCTTCGACCCCGACACCATGAACCCGGCGTACACGCTGGTCGACGTGATGAGTTCGTACACGAACGGCCCGTGGACCCTCTCGGCCTCGGTCGAGAACCTCGCCGACCGACGCGTCCTCACCAACTGCACCCCGACCGTCTGCACCCTCGGGTACGGGCGCGAGATCAAGGCTCGCGCCGTGTTCCGCTGGTGATCCAACACAAGGAGCCCTGAACCATGAACGCCCGCCGCCTGAAGACCTGGGCCTGGATCCACAAGTGGTCCAGCCTCGTGTGCACCGTGTTCATGCTGCTGCTGTGCCTCACCGGCCTGCCGCTGATCTTCCATCACGAGATCGGGCACCTGCTCGGCACGGAGATCGAGGCGGCCCCGATGCCGGCGGACACGCCGAAGGCCAACCTCGACGAGGTACTGCAGGCGGCGAGGGCGTTCTTCCCCGGCAAGGTGCCGCTGTTCGGCGCGCGCGAGGAAGAGGAGGGCAACCTCTGGTTCTTCACGTTCGGCGACTCGGTCACCGACGAGAAGCCGCGCAACGTGGCGGTCGACGCGCGCACCGCGCAGGTCGTGCGCGAGAACGAGTTCACCGGCGGGTTCATGTGGGTGATGTTCAAGCTCCACGTGGACCTGTTCGCCGGCCTGCCGGGCAAGCTGTTCCTCGGGCTGATGGGCCTGCTGCTGCTCGTGGCCATCGTGTCGGGCGTGGTGCTGTACGCGCCGTTCATGCGCAAGCTCGGCTTCGGCGATGTGCGCCGCGACCGGTCCGTCCGTGTCAAGTGGCTCGACCTGCACAACCTGCTCGGCATCGTCACGCTCGTGTGGGCGCTGGTGGTGGGCGCCACCGGCATGATCAACACGTGGGCCGACCTGATGATCAAGTACTGGCAGTTCACGGAGCTGGCCCACATCCTCGAACCCTACAAGGGCAAGACCGCGCCCGCCGCCCTCGGCTCGTTCGACGCCGCGGTGAAGGGGGCGAGTGCCGCACACCCCGGCATGCGGATCGATTTCGTCGCGTTCCCCGGCACCCAGTTCTCCAGCCCGTTCCACTACGCCGTCTTCCTGCGCGGCAACGAACCGCTGACCTCCCGCCTGCTCACGCCGGTGCTGATGGACGCGGTCACCACGCAGCACCACCAGAGCGTGGACCTGCCGTGGTACCTGAAGGCGCTGCTCGTCTCGCAGCCGCTGCACTTCGGCGACTACGGCGGTGTGCCGATGAAGATCCTCTGGGCCCTGCTCGACCTCGCCACGATCGTGGTGCTCGGCAGCGGCCTCTACCTGTGGTGGGCCCGCCGGGGCCGGCCGCAGGAACTCGCGCGCGAGCTGGCCGAGGTGGCCACCGCCGCACCCCAGCCGGTTCCCTCCGCATCACCCCTCACCGAGCCAGCCCGCGCCAGCCAGGACACCTAAGAAAGAAGTACACCGATGAAACATCCCGTCCTGCCTGTCTTCACCCTCTGTGCGCTGGCCGCCGCCGTCAGTGGCGCGTGGGCCCAGTCCGCCACGGACACGCCCGCGGCCGAACCCCAGTCCACCACGCTGCCCGCCGTCAAGGTGCGTGCGGCGGCCGAAGAGTCCGCCACCGGTCCGGTGAAGGGCTTCCGCGCGAAGAACGCGCTGTCGGCCACCAAGACCGACACGCCCATCGCCGAGACGCCGCAGTCCATCACGGTGATCACGCGCGACCAGCTGGTCGACCAGGGCGTCACGAGCGTGCAGCAGGCGCTGAACTACGCGGCCGGCGTGCGCGGCGATGCCTACGGCCTCGACTCCCGCACGGACTCCGGCCGCGTGCGTGGCGCCACACCCGACGAGTACCTCGACGGCCTGCGCAAGTCGTTCAACTGGTACACGAGCCAGTTCCGCGCCGACCCGTACATGCTCGAACGCATCGAGGTGCTGCGCGGCCCGGCGGCCATGCTGTACGGTCAGGGCAGCACCGGCGGTGTGATCAACCTCGTCAGCAAGCGCCCGCAGGCCGAGCGCGTCAACGAGATCGGCGTGCAGTACGGCAGCTACAACCGCAAGCAGGTGCAGGGCGACTTCACCGGCGCCTTCACGCCCGATGGCGACTGGCTGTACCGCGTGATCGGCGTGGCACGCGATGCCGACACGCAGGTGGACCACGTCGAGGACGACCGCCTGCTGCTCGCCCCGTCGCTCACGTGGCGCCCGAACGCGGCCACGTCGGTGACCTTCCTGGGCCTGGTCCAGAAGGACCACACGGGCAGCACGTCGCAGTTCCTGCCCTGGTCCGGCATCCTCACGCCCAACCCGAACGGCCGCCTGCCCACCGACCGCTTCATCGGTGAACCCGATTGGGACCGGTATGACACCGAACGGGCGTCGATCGGCTGGAACGCCGAGCACCGCTTCAGCGACGCGTGGACGTTCCGCCAGAACGCCCGCTACTCGCAGAACAAGGTGGACTACCGCCAGCACTACGCGAACTCGTTCAGCAGCGACCCCACCTTCGGCGATCCGGCCGACCCGACCGAGCGCATCGTCCAGCGCTACGCGGATGCCGGGATCACCAAGGTGAAGATGATCCAGTTCGACCAGAACGTCGAGGGCCGTCTCGCCACCGGCAGTGTCGATCACACCGTGCTGGCCGGCTTCGACTTCACGCGTGGCACGACCACCGGCGAGGCCGGTGCGCTGTATCCCGGCACCGCCACGAACATCGACGCGTACAACCCGGTCTACGGCAACTACGTGGTCCCGACGCTGTCGCCCATCAACAAGGAAACGATCGAGCAAGGCGGCCTGTACCTCCAGGACCAGCTGAAGTGGGGCAAGCTGATCGGCCTCGTGGGTCTCCGCTACGACACCGCCCGCAACAGGACGCAGAACGAGGCCACCGAACGCGATGAAGCGCTGACCAAGCGCCTCGGCGTGATGTACGAGGTGGCCGACGGCCTGCGTCCGTTCGTCAGCTACAGCGAGTCGTTCACGCCGCAGGCCAACCGCGACGGCGTCAGCTTCGATCCGCTGCGCGGCAAGCAGTGGGAACTGGGCGTGAAGTACGAACCCGCGAACGCCGGCTTCGCGCTGGGTGCCACCGCCTACGAACTGAACGAGACGAACCGGGTCGCGGGTTACACCGTGGCGGACTTCCGCCAGCTCGACGACACCAAGACCAAGGGCTTCGAGCTCGAGGCCCGTGGTTCGGTCACGAAGGCACTGGACCTGGTCGCGTTCTACAACTACACGCACGTCGACGACCAGATCGAAGGCCTGCCCGCCCGCCAGGCCGGGGTGTGGGGCACGTACCGCTTCGCCGTGGCCGGCATCACCGGCCTGAGTGCCGGTGCAGGCCTGCGCTACCTCAGCGCGTTCCACGATGGCGTGGCGCCGGAGGTGCCGGCGGTGACCCTGCTGGATGCGATGGTGGCCTGGGACAGCGGCAACTGGCGCGCGGCCCTCAACATCACCAACGTCACGGACAAGATCTACGTGTCCACCTGCCTGAACCGCGGTGACTGCTGGTGGGGCAGCCGCCGGAACGCGATCGCGAGCGTGACGTACCGCTTCTGATCCCGGCGCGCTGAACCCGGGGGGCCCGGCCGCGCCGCGAGGCGCGCCGGGCCCTGCCGCTTTCACAGTCTTTCCTCATTTCAGTTGAGATTGATTCTCATCTGAAGATACACTTCCCCGACACGATTG
This genomic stretch from Piscinibacter gummiphilus harbors:
- a CDS encoding TonB-dependent siderophore receptor, with the protein product MLSLSLSSRPAFALCVLAAAVSGAWAQSEVKPPEGPAQATLPAVKVRSAASEESATSPVAGYRATRQISATKTDTPLAETPQSVTVITRDQLDDRGVTSIGDALRYSSGVVPSAFNYGGDVFTIRGFDVGVAGLYLDGLRAFTNVFSSSIETYGAERIEVVRGPSSVIFGQATPGGVVNVVSKRPQAEAVNEWGFEMGSPSSGQVMADVGGALTKDGNLLGRVVFLGRDGSSEYDFVQDDRLYVAPSLTWKPLAGTTLTLLGSYNEDRNMYVWGNQYRHIGTPGHPIAPVADTYNFAGPGAGYHRVSKNIGYELEQKFDAGLTLRQKLRFTDITTDRREVWDSYFLPMLGLQPDGRTLLVLGVNRPDADQSLGVDTNVEWQGRTGAVSHTLLAGVDLRRNRMSQGIYSDLNVRPMDLYNPVYVEPDWKSFGVKAYESHDEVRSAGLYLQEQAKFGERWVGLAGIRRDRVHQVTTGSTINPATGGYFDSFTDEVTWDTTGRVGVVYLAPNGLSPYASYSTSFEPNMGTDASGAAFKPSQGKQFEIGARYQPANLPLNVLAAIYDLRKTNVPMSAGPTSPFQVAEGEVRSRGVEFEANYEVLRGWALLANYAFTDTESLKGDNVGEATVNIPRHAASVWTKARIDALVQGLTIGGGVRYVGESRSFDPDTMNPAYTLVDVMSSYTNGPWTLSASVENLADRRVLTNCTPTVCTLGYGREIKARAVFRW
- a CDS encoding PepSY-associated TM helix domain-containing protein; translation: MNARRLKTWAWIHKWSSLVCTVFMLLLCLTGLPLIFHHEIGHLLGTEIEAAPMPADTPKANLDEVLQAARAFFPGKVPLFGAREEEEGNLWFFTFGDSVTDEKPRNVAVDARTAQVVRENEFTGGFMWVMFKLHVDLFAGLPGKLFLGLMGLLLLVAIVSGVVLYAPFMRKLGFGDVRRDRSVRVKWLDLHNLLGIVTLVWALVVGATGMINTWADLMIKYWQFTELAHILEPYKGKTAPAALGSFDAAVKGASAAHPGMRIDFVAFPGTQFSSPFHYAVFLRGNEPLTSRLLTPVLMDAVTTQHHQSVDLPWYLKALLVSQPLHFGDYGGVPMKILWALLDLATIVVLGSGLYLWWARRGRPQELARELAEVATAAPQPVPSASPLTEPARASQDT
- a CDS encoding TonB-dependent siderophore receptor; this encodes MKHPVLPVFTLCALAAAVSGAWAQSATDTPAAEPQSTTLPAVKVRAAAEESATGPVKGFRAKNALSATKTDTPIAETPQSITVITRDQLVDQGVTSVQQALNYAAGVRGDAYGLDSRTDSGRVRGATPDEYLDGLRKSFNWYTSQFRADPYMLERIEVLRGPAAMLYGQGSTGGVINLVSKRPQAERVNEIGVQYGSYNRKQVQGDFTGAFTPDGDWLYRVIGVARDADTQVDHVEDDRLLLAPSLTWRPNAATSVTFLGLVQKDHTGSTSQFLPWSGILTPNPNGRLPTDRFIGEPDWDRYDTERASIGWNAEHRFSDAWTFRQNARYSQNKVDYRQHYANSFSSDPTFGDPADPTERIVQRYADAGITKVKMIQFDQNVEGRLATGSVDHTVLAGFDFTRGTTTGEAGALYPGTATNIDAYNPVYGNYVVPTLSPINKETIEQGGLYLQDQLKWGKLIGLVGLRYDTARNRTQNEATERDEALTKRLGVMYEVADGLRPFVSYSESFTPQANRDGVSFDPLRGKQWELGVKYEPANAGFALGATAYELNETNRVAGYTVADFRQLDDTKTKGFELEARGSVTKALDLVAFYNYTHVDDQIEGLPARQAGVWGTYRFAVAGITGLSAGAGLRYLSAFHDGVAPEVPAVTLLDAMVAWDSGNWRAALNITNVTDKIYVSTCLNRGDCWWGSRRNAIASVTYRF